TATCAAatgaaatttgtataaaaaaatcgtaataattaaaaataaatatttctgatctTTAACTACCTTCAGGCGAAAATTGAAAACGGCTTAAACTGTGACACAGACCAAGACGTTAATCAAGTAAtgagtaaacatttttttcaaccTAATAAACTCAGTCCACTTTATACTTTTCAGTGGGAACTCATCTTAACAATGGTAGGGTCCCAAAATAACTGCATTATGCCCGCGCTCCCGACGGCCAGATAATCCGGCCTCATTTGATTACGTCGAGGTCAAACGACGGAACAGCTGTTACTAATGTTGAAGACCTtgcgttaaaatatattaatgatgTTCCAGAATTTATGGTAGTTTTTGATAAGTTTTTGTAACTGGAAATCGTTGTGCATAAATCTGCATAGATCTAGTTAGTGTAtctaccaagtggcgttctccgGTTTTTGTGttaccaaaaataattgtaaacagTAAAAATACTACTTTACGTTAGAATTAAGtgcaatttacaaaaaaaaaacagaaaacaaTACCATCATGccataattttacttttatttacatctCTAAATTACGAATATCACTCTGCTTGCTTCCAATTCAAAAAGCATActatattatgcatgtattcTCTATAATAATAACTCATACATTATGCAGTCTTATTTCATACAGCCTTATATCATGAccacatacaaataaaaataaacctttacaTTGTTCGTGGCTGAACCAAAGTTGCTAACATGCCAACATAGGTCGATGATTTTATGTCGACGggattattttaaagtatgtcTACAAgtctcttttttgtttttatttttatttatttattttattctagttaCATTACATTTAGGGACTTTTATCTATATATAGATATGccttttatctatatatatatatatatgatgacttttatctatatatatacaGTCCCATTGTGACCATcacgtgtttttatttaataccacgcattttcaaatttattcaccttttacacctgcggactttcacaaataattcaagaccaaaatttgCCAAATCGGTCTAGCCGTTCTCGTTTTCAGCGAGACTAACgtacagcaattcatttttatatattatatagataaagaGCCACTGCTTGTGTGGCGCGATCCGTAGTACCTATATCCGaccatgatgatgatgattatatgCTGACcataaggtctcgggttcgattcccgagtcaggCAAAGTAGTAAAATTGGGCTGTATAAAAGGTATGCTATTATGTATGCAGCGACTTTGGTGTGTAGATTCCTTAAACAAGCTGAAGTAATACATAATGAATTGCCAAGAAATCGACaggaatgttttaaataaatagtttttaatgaaactgtTACAAACGTGTAGAAGATTAATGGCGCTTGCGATGATAATACAACAATTTCTCTGTGTTTAATAGcaggttttaaatattgtagTGTAGCACAAGATAcgttttatagtttattaaaaatctaaaacattacattttattttaagttaacaaGTATAGTTAGATGAAGTTGTTTAAAGTGACAAAGGCTGTGCAAAATACAAGTGTTTACTCTCTCTTTTACTAATCTTATTTCGCAGTGAAGTTCGGTGACAAGTGAGTCGCATGGCTTAATATACAGAGGTTTATACTTTatagcaataaaacaaaatgatttagattttttctatGCCCAAAAATGCGATTTTTGCATAGTCTAGGATTGTCAAAATAGGCAGCATTTCTCTCTCTACTGCTGCGCCGGAGTCTCTGCTCTGTGGTACACTGGAAGGGAAAAAGGCGATAGTCACACGAATGACGTACATATAAGTAATTTAGTCGAAATTTTTAGATGTCCGCGTatcttaagatattttataGCTTCTAGTATCAACACATCCTGACCGTAGTAATTAGACGACACCGCGCGACGAGAATTTTTAATGATTTAGGAgaaatttataatgaaataattaattatgaaacgGTGACGTCACATCGCTGGAGACGGTACCCTCGCAATTATGTTTTGTACTTAGATATTTTGATTCATGACAAAAGATTCAAGTGAATTTATTTTCAGAAGAATTTTTGAAGTGACGATTTTGAGTGGTTTATTTTCGGAATTGCTTTGTTAATTTTTGTAGGGTAGGTTAATTTTGGCTTTAGGGTGTcaatttaaatgttacaaaGGAATTTCTGATCTTCCTTGGAAAAAGTTACTGATTATtagtgtaaataatatgtaggtattccCTTTTGTTGGGTATAAAAAATTTGAATCATAGATACTTTATCACaatttaacacaattattttgaGAATTTTGTGTCAaatctatatgaataaaaatgcatCACCGAAaatatgtacgcgcataacttttgaacgactaaactaaattggataattatttttttataatgtgatGAAATATGAATGAGCAAAATTCTCACAGGAATGGAAttaacgggataaaattgtacaatacCCGGatgaagtcgggccagtccgcgtgtaattaatatacctaaatataatttGGCACTAAAGCGTGAGACACGGTATATTGTTAAGATGGTATCTCTCAATGACTTAGCAATCGATGAACTTATATTACTGCATCATcataatgataatttaaaattagtcTTTTCCGGTGTTAGAGCCCTAGCGCACTAGCGACTCGTTGATTGTGAAAAACCAAAATcggatatttattaaaatgatatttgaCTGTGCCCAGTGTTCTTTAAATGATGTTcaacttttatcaaaaaattaaaaataatcatgacaAGCAAAGGATCACTGAAGGATTACTGCCAACATTCTTCAGACACGCACGGCGCTTTGATCAAAAAcgataaaatttattatataatatcgtACAATAAAACTCAATGAAATAacgaaaataacattattaatctGCCATTCACTAAACAGTGCGAAACCAAAATGTGGCGGATAGCGTTAGTGATTCTGTTCTGCGTTCAATCATCGATAGTGATTGTGGACTCAGCGAGAATATTAGGAGTGTTTCCAATACCTTCTATAAGTCACCAAATCGTGTTCAGAGCATTGACACAAGAACTAGCTAAACGTGGTCATGAACTTGTTATTATTACTCCAGACCCAGCGCTGCCTAAAGAACGGCCGCCGGACAATATTACAGAAATTGACACCAGTGAATCATATCAATTGCTAGCTCAGTTCTACAAAGATGcagctaaaaataatatatatttaaaaaaaggagtGGTCACAGACCTCGACCTTATATTATCAGGTGAATCTGAAAAATTTACGAGCGAAATCGTGTCATATCAATTTGATATTCCGGAAGTAGTCGAATTGTTAAAAGATAAATCTCAAAAATTTGATCTCGTGCTTGTGGAAGCGACTGGCGATTTCCAGTTAATAGTCACTGAAATTTTTAAAGCACctgcaatatatttttcttcgttTTTCGGATTGCCTTTACATTATCATGATATGGGATCCATGACATGGCATCCATTGTTTTTCCCACATTACTACAGACAGAAGTATATAAATCTTTCGTTTTGGgagaaaatacaacaaatatacATTGAATTGACAGCGTTGAGACTGAGTGAAAAGGGAGAAGAGATGGACAACAAGAAGTTGAAGCAGAAATTTGGGCCAAACACACCAGATATCGCAACATTGAGAAAAAATGTACAAATGTTCTTTGTGAATTCGTATCCATTTTTCACCAACAATCGGCCGGTGCCTCCTAACGTTGTTTATATGGGAGGTCTCCATTTGAAACCAGTGAAAGAACTGCCGAAGGTATAAATTCTTCAATACCTGATTGTATTTTGACTGATTCTCCATTTCCGCATAAtgttcaattataatatttgggTTTGTTACAAACTCTGATAgtcttttattgtattttctatgtGTTCTCAAGTCTTTTTTATACTTATCGCTTTGTATTAGTGTTGCAAGGAGATTTGTGTCTAGAACTGtaaacaaactaaaacaaataatacaccTTCTTATCGTAAACGATTAAATACGCTGTCCTGTTAATAATTTGGAGACAGGGTTTCTTTGATATGCCTTCAAAGATTTTAATTTCAGGATTTGAAAGAGTATTTGGACAATTCTGCTCGTGGCGTGGTTTACATAAGTTTCGGAACAAACGTCCTACCTACAAGAATGGATAAAGATCTATTGGATGAATTATTGAAGGGCTTTGGTGAACTTCCTTATGATGTGCTATGGAAGTTCAATGGTGATAGTATTGAAGTACCGAGTAATGTACAAACAAGGAAATGGTTTCCTCAAAGGGATTTACTGAGTATGTATGCgccataatttattttaaatattttttgctcatCTAACTGACTTATAAAACAGTCTACAATCAGTAACCAGATATAATGAGAATAGTCCTGGTAATGCACTCATGATTTTTGCCACATATTTTGATCTCTTGCTATAAGCATTTTTATAACCACATGCGTCAGATTGTTTTGGTTCAGGtcgttttgattttatattaataatgatattaatgAGGCTTTTAAAGTTTTGCGTTGCATTTTTTACGTAATACCTAGGTTACgcaaattaacgcgaacacgcattttacctaagAATGCctcactttttttttattttgtagtgcATCCTAATATAAAAGCATTTGTAATGCAAGGAGGACTACAATCAACGGACGAAGCAATAGAAGCCGGTGTGCCGCTCGTAGGACTGCCAATGATAGGAGATCAGTGGTACAATGTCAATAAATACGTAGAACTAGGCATTGGAGAACACATTGATGTTCTCACTTTGACCAGCAAGGATATTGTGGAGAAGGTTACTAAAGTCATCAACGATGAAAGGTAACATTATTACTCTAACGCCTTTAGATCTCTTGTCTGTGGCGCATGCTATGATAGGACACGGTAAAAGTAATCTGCAGCTCGTCCCATGACAGAAGAAAACGCGATTGCCACAATaccaaattacaaaaaatacaccttaacatttaaaattttctgcaattttaatagatttaataGGTAATAAGAGATGTTTTAATACGCAAATATCTACAGTTACAGGAAGAACATCAAGAAATTGCACGAGTTGATAAAGGACCAGCCACAGACGTCGCTAGAGCGAGCCGTGTGGTGGACGGAGCACGTACTGAGACACGGCAGCGCTCTGCACCTGCAGCCTCCCACCGCTCACATCACTCTCAGAGAATACCTTCTGTTGGATGTTATACTACCTCTGATAGCCATTGCTGCTGCTAGTTTAGTTGCAATATTGTTTGCGTGTTTGCAAATTAGGAAGTTGTTTATAAGTGATGTGAAATTGAAGCGAAGTTGATTTGTTTTTAGTGTGGACTAGTTTTAGATTATATATAATGCTCTTGTTAATTTAGTAGTGCAATGTTTTAATACgtttaagttattaaattgctattttttttttaaaatagactGGTTTTTTTCCGCTTAAATACCTATGTTAGTGTAGTActtatcatttaattttttttttctgaatgaGTTTAAGAGTCCTTGTGATGAATAAAGGCCACGTTGTTTTCTATCAAATACCGCAATGTCGACGTTTAGTCCTTGTTATAGACTGCATTCTAGCGCCAACAATATCATCAGTCTCTTCATATTTACGtctgttatttattatctgATTGTATTGTtgttatcattattttgaaaataaatctttaatcGTCATCATGATGGGTTATTGTCTTCAATAAAGTTAAGCCGCGTAGGTATTCAAGATTTCATTGATCACGTACTTTACGCGAGACTGatagaaatatttgttaattcaTGGAAGATTTACAAGTTGATTAGTGTCATTTTTATTGCTGTATAAGTATGAATTTATCTTTGGACTGCTATGCaatattatgatatataaaataataaaacttccaacaatgttggagtcgacttccaggcACACTGGATGCAGCTGCATACCAGTATTTTCTCAGAGCGACTGCCTAAGGGACCTCCTCAACCAAGCTATCTGGGTTAAGGAGGTATAATACGATACCATTTGgtaaggctggttgtcagacttctggctgtcaaagatctttgaaattgaaAGCCGGGACCTACTATTTAATAACGCGCCTTCTGAGACACGGAGGATCTCGGTATGTATAGTAATAATATGGTCaaccatccacagaacaacttcGGCAAACGTAGACTTAACCTGAGAGGTAAAAAAGTAATTCGAATATGTATGCTTTTTAGCATAAGGagtattataaattactagcattctgccgtcctctaactgtaatgccgttatctacaaaaacaatgtttcgagaTAGTCGATAAAAAGGCGcaagaaaagaaatatgcaatgctgtttcgtaactatctggaaacttcgattttaaatatctttagcagcatctggaaacagcattgcatattaaatttcttttctcgcgccttttcgcgaatatctcgaaacattgtttttgtagataacggcattatagttagaggacggcagCATTACTAACCTTAGGTAAGCTACCAATAAAAACTGCTAAAAATCGATTTCTCCTATCAAACTCTCATAGAGATTTTCGTCATATCATTACATCTGTGAGAAATAAATCTCAAGATATTTCTTTAAGACCTTTGCAAATTACACGTCGACCCTACTCAGTCTAAGTTTTTGTGATTCATCCAGTGATTTTCGTATGACGGTGCCTTTTACAATATGTATGCTAATCGCACTTATAGTCTGTTGAGTTTGTTGTTAGATTGCCTCCAATCTTACCGTTGAAAGTATATTTTGGGTTCGAAATATTTCTTAAACCTAGTAcctacttctttttttttttcaaataaagataTTCTGATTCTTCAGCtatttatattagatatttatatatttctttctatttcAACGAACAGAAAGTGACACTAACTTTTTCAGAAATAAAccgatatttttatgataaataacgCCTTACTCCTTCCTTACGTCAGGAGGAGAGCCTTTTCttaatttatcttaaatatTAGTGAATtttgtcttcttcttcttcttatcgtatggttagtagtcaacctagtgtcaaagtttttcaagccgcccgaaaggcctttgacatggcttagcgactgttatcttagtagacaacaaccgggaccgactttttacgtgccctccgaaacacggagacgcccagctctaATAcgatgcggtcatccatctatagaatgaccgccctaacggttgcttcacctacagaccggtgagcgcaactggctatgggcgcctatggagcgaattttataaatagactagctgacccggcaaacgtgttttgccataaaaattcaacaaaaaaacattgtccagcggacaaaattgtgaatctaaaccattctcagatccccttgaacacacacaaaaaattttatcaaaatcggtccagtcgtttaagaaaagttcagtgacatacacacttacagaaaaattatatatataaagatttcaaataggtatgtttcaaaacaaaccattattttcattattgacACACTGAACAGAACTAGACTCCTTTTATGTCGCCTTTCTTCCTTAGTACTTCTTTGCTCCGGTTTCGCTACAGGCGTTTCCAAGAAATTCATCGTGCGGTCATAACACAAATATACTTCAATCCAGATACCATACAAATATACACTGATACaatattttgctataaataataatctatttttaatacaaaatgttatttcaaatcACAAAGGTCTTCAACTATCAAGTTCTgacataaacaaaaacaaaggtatatttttgaatgGCGTTAGTTTTAACGGTGGTAGGGCCTTTTTATTCAtcgtatattttaaactttgtgtTTACCACTCAGTAGCTATTGTTGtgaatatttgtgttattaaataaataaatgtttaatgtcCAGATTATTGAGTAAAAAAATCGAAAAGGTGAATAAAAGTACGAAAGAATGAGATGATGTGATGCTGCTGTATTGCATGGCAATGCTCAAAGATTGAGCATTGCCAtgcaacgtggcaatgctgtcagcattctgggaacgttcccgattgAAAGCGATGTAGAAGAGTATTACGACGCATAGTGCGCTTCCCATACttagtagttttaatttaatttttttgtttttgtatatggTGTAAATTTAGCTTATTGTggctgtaaataatatttattaatttattttatattcttcgtaaatattaaactgagaaataaaaataccatttagttaaaaaaaaagtaaggacatttgcattttttttttaaattcgttcACCGGGCCCACGAGTCATATGACATTCGAAATTCAAAAAACAATGCTACTACAATAAAGCCTCTTTCCTAGTGACTGCGATTGGGCAAGCGGCGCACGCGACGCCTCCACTCTGATGTACTTTGATCTATCCCGCCAGTGCCGCCTGAACCTGTGGCCTTGACACACTAACCGGTGCATTCCGCgcactaaaaactaaatattttagttaatctTACGAAAAAAGGACGCTTATTGTGTGTGATTTACTttttagtgtaattaaataataatagttactgTTTTGTGTAATGACATTTCAATAGTAAGGTTTAAGTGTTTGCCGACTGCGAAAAGGACGCCATAGTGTTATTGATGGTTTATCATTGTCATTTGTCAAAATGTGAACATTTTGCGTTGCTTTTCCAAAATAAGCACTCGAAGTGGTTAGTGATGAACAAACACTAAGTGATAATATAAGTGATAAGATAATATAAGTGATAACGAATTCGAAGTGAGTGTCGTCACAGGATCGAGAAGCGCCGGCGCCGAACTGGCGAGCCTTGCTGCGTCGCCGCTGCTGCTCCAGCGTACGCGTAAGTACATTggtaattacattattttattattcagtacGTGTAACATTCCTACAATTAACCAACTATGTTATATTTTCGTTTGTCACTTGATTATGGACCTCTAGCcctatatatgttactgtaaaagcccgaactgtggtaaatcctaagattttccggtaaaacctaagatttaccaactctcagtggtaaaagtccgaacaagccagagtttaaaaactatgttacgatatataaaaaaatcctccttcataactatgtttataactatttcacggtgtaattatattattatactgtgacatagttataaagaaggagttttgggcatagcgacatgggtaggttaggttagaaggctaaggtgggagcgagcgaagcgaagctcccaccttagccttcgtggttatttttttttaaccacccagaaggaggagccccgcgaagcggggctccggcgacatctcgatatcatcaagtgaatataggtaaaagttcgaaataaaagaattattcggacttttaccattgcgagttggtaaatcttaggttataccggaaaatcttaggatttaccaccgttcgggcttttacagtaacatataggTATACGTTCAAAGAAACACGCCATGATATTCGCATGTTGTataatggataaaaaataatcatgtaaGATGTTATTctcatacattataataatagtgtaCGTAAACCATATTAGTAAAAATTGAAATAcaccaataatattaaatatcataattgATGTTGTTTAACGAAACATTAATCTCAAAAAAAGAATCCGCGTCCATTTCTTTAGCCttcgttgaagcaggcaaaggaaacAATACCGATAcagcctcgtcttcctaaaTTATCCAATATGgattatttatataacttaataaaattaaaaaaaaaaaaaacactaaattcgaatttcgaattgcctCAGAGTGtatgcaaattatattattttattgtttggtaGAAAATGGCTTATTTGAAGAATATAGTTCCTGCAAacatacgctaggggcgctgatcaacttttcatacaaattcttTAGCTAACCGGTTGacaatactcgatagtagaaCAAAATCGCGAATTActagttttcatacatttctcgatagATTGTCAGTTGTCGATAGTAATATGGAATCACCCCTTTTGATCTAATTATCGCATCTTATCtcttaataaaaagtaaaacattgatctaaatacagtttttatcaTATTGACATTACGTGAATTACATGATTATGTATGCTGCATTACAGTCCAAAGATTTAAAGTTATGCTAATAGAGCAATAAAAATGACAACAATAAAGTAGTAAATCTATATGAATATATATCTAATGAATTGGCGATTTTTTGTATCAGTCTCGAGTAAAGTGCGTGATCAACAAAATGTTGAATACGCGGCTTATCTTTATTGTTGAAGATAACCAAATATCACGATGACGAGtgagaattgtttttaaaataatcgtaCAAAATCGACTGCAGTGAGCTAAAATAGTGACTATAGTAAATATGCAAGAATAAATTTGGGAGAAAATGCATTTTGTACAGTACTCATCGTTAGCAAAAcgtcaatgtcccactgctgagctgTTGTCTCACGAAAGATGCCAATAGAAACAagttcaagtaaaaaaaaagtacctacaatttaattacaaatttcatatgacctaaataaacaaattatttgattttgataactAAAGCTTATTCAAACATTGCACTACTAAATTAACAAGAGCATTATATAATCTAAAACTAgtccttttaaaaacaaaacatcagcTTCGCTTTAACTTCACATCACTTATAAAGCACTTTCTAATCTGAAAACACGCaaacagtaataaaactaaactagCAGCAACAATGGCTATCAGAGGTAGTATAACATCCAACAGCAGGTATTCTCTGAGAGTGATGTGAGCGGTGGGCGGCTGCAGGTGCAGAGCGCTGCCGTGCCTCAGTACATGCTCCGTCCACCACACGGCTCGCTCTAGCGACGTCTGCGGCTGGTCCTTTATCAACTCGTGCAATTTCTTGATGTTCTTCCTGTAACTGTTGGAATATTTGGTtagttaattatgttttctttgaacCATTTCTGGGTTTTACATTCATTCTGCATGATTTTTAGGAAAAAAGGTGACAGTAGCAATTTTCTGCATAATCATTTCGCGTAGTCTAGTAGAAAATTGATTGTACCTAGATTGATTTTCGAGCGACATTGTCTGCTTATCTATATAGTGCATGAGGTTCCAGATTTAATCAAGTGGACATAATTGAAGCTATTGGCAAGGAAATTCGTTGTATACGCTGTAGTTTGCTTATGTCTCTATGTATAGGGAAACACGTAGCACTTCAGAAATATAATCATATATCCTAAACTGCAAAATTGTGTAGTTTATTGACTACTACATTGCAATATATATACaagatagctgacccgcgcaacttcgcttgcgtcacataagacaatcataattttccccgtttttgtaacatttttcactggtactctgctcctattggtcgtagcgtgatgatatatagcctatagccttcctcgataaacgggctatctaacactgaaagaatttttcaaatccgaccagtagttcccgagattagcgcgttcaaacaaacaaactcttcagctttataatattagtatagatgtggcGTAAATAaaggataatcctttaccagcagatgggcgaccacccgactgatctaaaaatttaaatttatctctggcataagtatcatagtttttgaaatttcggccagtacgagcgtaaatcgcttccttaaaaaacacacaaaatggccacgCCACACTCTGTATAAATGCATGTTACAATTCTAATACGATTATTCACAGTAAAAATCATACCTTTCATCGTTGATGACTTTAGTAACCTTCTCTACAATATCTTTACTAGTCACAGTGAGAACATCAATGTGTTCTCCAATGCCTAGTTCTACGTATTTATTGACATTGTACCACTGATCTCCTAACATTGGCATTCCTACGAGAGGTACACCGGCTTCTATTGCTTCGTCCGTTGATTGTAGCCCTCCTTGCATTacaaatgcttttattttaggATGCACTGTAAATGATAACATCTTCATTAATATCactgttcaaaaatataaaaaaaatggcacTTACAGTAGGATATAGAAATAGAATCATGCTGTGAAACATGCTTAAAATATTGCGTTGTATGCACGTTTCAATGCTGATTTAGAATAATTGAGAAGAGTAACGCGCTTAGAATTATGGTAATTGCAACTAGCCACCGTATTAGAGTTTGACTAATTAATATCGGTTGGTTCATCAC
Above is a window of Anticarsia gemmatalis isolate Benzon Research Colony breed Stoneville strain chromosome 2, ilAntGemm2 primary, whole genome shotgun sequence DNA encoding:
- the LOC142977969 gene encoding UDP-glucosyltransferase 2-like, with product MWRIALVILFCVQSSIVIVDSARILGVFPIPSISHQIVFRALTQELAKRGHELVIITPDPALPKERPPDNITEIDTSESYQLLAQFYKDAAKNNIYLKKGVVTDLDLILSGESEKFTSEIVSYQFDIPEVVELLKDKSQKFDLVLVEATGDFQLIVTEIFKAPAIYFSSFFGLPLHYHDMGSMTWHPLFFPHYYRQKYINLSFWEKIQQIYIELTALRLSEKGEEMDNKKLKQKFGPNTPDIATLRKNVQMFFVNSYPFFTNNRPVPPNVVYMGGLHLKPVKELPKDLKEYLDNSARGVVYISFGTNVLPTRMDKDLLDELLKGFGELPYDVLWKFNGDSIEVPSNVQTRKWFPQRDLLMHPNIKAFVMQGGLQSTDEAIEAGVPLVGLPMIGDQWYNVNKYVELGIGEHIDVLTLTSKDIVEKVTKVINDESYRKNIKKLHELIKDQPQTSLERAVWWTEHVLRHGSALHLQPPTAHITLREYLLLDVILPLIAIAAASLVAILFACLQIRKLFISDVKLKRS